A portion of the Deinococcus peraridilitoris DSM 19664 genome contains these proteins:
- a CDS encoding zinc-dependent alcohol dehydrogenase produces the protein MTHAAAVLTGKERFALTERTLSTPSTGEVVIEIRTVGVCGSDIHMFHDGRIGNISISEPLVLGHEFMGVVTHAPDGARDGDGQPLRPGNRVAVEPHVACGHCRECREGHPNLCTDHTFMGVFPRDGALQQKLIVPAHNCFVLPDGISDIGGAMLEPLGVALHALRLGHVTVGDRAAVVGAGPIGLLLVQLLRLAGVTALHVIEPLAWRRELAATTGATSVAAAFDTTEDSRYDVVFEAGWADDSVQTSALLARPGAKVVLVGIPGDDRCTVQHSLARRKGLSLIFSRRMAHTYPECIALVERGMVDVDKLVSDVFPLDQVQRAFERHARYEEGVVKVMVQL, from the coding sequence GTGACGCACGCCGCCGCAGTCCTGACCGGCAAGGAACGCTTCGCCCTGACCGAGCGCACCCTATCCACGCCGAGCACGGGTGAGGTCGTGATCGAGATCCGCACTGTCGGCGTGTGCGGCTCGGACATCCACATGTTCCACGACGGCCGCATCGGGAACATCAGCATCAGCGAGCCGCTGGTGCTCGGCCATGAGTTCATGGGCGTCGTCACGCACGCTCCCGACGGGGCGCGTGACGGTGACGGCCAGCCGTTGCGACCCGGGAACCGCGTGGCGGTGGAACCGCACGTCGCGTGTGGTCACTGCCGCGAGTGCCGCGAGGGCCACCCGAACCTGTGTACGGATCACACCTTCATGGGCGTGTTCCCGCGTGACGGCGCGCTGCAGCAGAAGCTGATTGTGCCCGCACACAACTGCTTCGTCCTTCCGGACGGCATCAGTGACATTGGCGGCGCGATGCTCGAACCGCTCGGGGTCGCGCTGCACGCCTTGCGGCTCGGCCACGTCACGGTCGGGGATCGCGCCGCCGTGGTCGGCGCCGGACCGATCGGCCTGCTGCTCGTTCAGTTGCTTCGGCTCGCCGGGGTCACGGCGCTGCATGTCATCGAGCCACTCGCGTGGCGCCGCGAGCTCGCCGCCACCACTGGCGCGACGTCGGTGGCCGCCGCGTTCGACACCACCGAGGACTCGCGCTACGACGTGGTGTTCGAGGCTGGGTGGGCGGACGACTCCGTGCAGACCTCGGCGCTTCTGGCGCGGCCCGGCGCGAAAGTCGTTCTGGTCGGCATTCCCGGAGACGACCGCTGCACTGTGCAGCACTCCCTCGCCCGCCGCAAGGGCCTGTCGCTGATCTTCTCACGGCGCATGGCGCACACCTACCCTGAGTGCATCGCGCTGGTTGAGCGCGGCATGGTGGACGTCGACAAGCTGGTCAGCGACGTATTCCCCCTTGATCAGGTGCAACGCGCCTTCGAACGTCACGCCCGGTACGAGGAGGGCGTCGTCAAGGTGATGGTGCAGCTCTAG
- a CDS encoding YebC/PmpR family DNA-binding transcriptional regulator, with the protein MAGHSKWSQIKRKKGANDRKRSATISKHIRAIMAAVRSGGSGDPAGNLSLKNAIAAAKTDTVPADNIENAIKRALGEGEGTAVYKEATYEGYGPGGTAILIEALTDNVNRTVGEIRSVFNKRGGSMGNSGSVAWQFESKGVIVLQEVDEAAQEAAIELGAEDLQEGEDGLEISTASSDLYAVSEGLVERGFTVVSAQLAMLPSNTVEVSGADADKVMTLLEALEDLDDVQNVYSNADLSAVEA; encoded by the coding sequence ATGGCAGGTCACAGCAAATGGTCTCAAATCAAACGCAAGAAGGGCGCCAACGACCGCAAGCGCTCCGCCACCATCAGCAAGCACATTCGCGCCATCATGGCCGCAGTGCGCAGCGGAGGAAGCGGCGATCCGGCCGGAAACCTGTCCCTCAAGAACGCGATTGCCGCCGCCAAGACCGACACGGTGCCTGCTGACAACATCGAGAACGCCATCAAACGTGCGCTTGGTGAAGGCGAAGGCACGGCGGTCTACAAGGAAGCTACCTATGAAGGCTACGGTCCCGGCGGTACGGCCATCCTGATCGAGGCGCTGACCGACAATGTCAACCGTACCGTAGGCGAGATCCGCTCGGTGTTCAACAAACGCGGTGGCAGCATGGGCAACAGCGGCTCGGTCGCCTGGCAGTTCGAGAGCAAGGGCGTGATCGTGCTGCAGGAAGTCGACGAGGCGGCCCAGGAGGCGGCCATCGAACTGGGCGCCGAGGACCTTCAGGAAGGCGAGGACGGCCTCGAGATCAGCACGGCCAGCAGTGACCTGTACGCCGTTTCTGAAGGGCTGGTCGAGCGCGGTTTCACGGTGGTCTCGGCGCAGCTGGCCATGTTGCCCAGCAACACCGTCGAAGTGTCGGGGGCGGACGCTGACAAGGTGATGACGCTGCTCGAAGCACTCGAGGACCTCGACGACGTGCAGAACGTGTACTCGAACGCCGACCTGAGCGCTGTCGAAGCCTGA
- a CDS encoding L-ribulose-5-phosphate 4-epimerase, with protein MSTPATGDHRSLLYQGVREDLTYLHAELPRNGLVTWTSGNISARCGEHMIIKPSGVTFEDLTPESMVVTDLDARVIEGRYSPSSDTATHAYIYRHLPHVGGIVHTHSPYATAWAANARDIPCVLTAMADEFGGPIPCGDFALIGGEEIGAEVVRVLHGHRSPAIILQNHGVFTIGSTPRAALKAAVMCEDVARTVFLAYQLGNVQSLAQEHIDKLYDRYQGVYGQRSDTATDGKGTA; from the coding sequence ATGAGCACGCCAGCCACCGGAGATCACCGTTCACTGCTGTATCAAGGCGTCCGTGAGGACCTCACGTACCTGCACGCGGAACTTCCACGCAACGGCCTGGTCACGTGGACCAGCGGCAACATCAGTGCGCGCTGCGGTGAGCACATGATCATCAAACCCAGCGGCGTGACCTTCGAGGACCTCACACCCGAAAGCATGGTCGTCACCGACCTCGACGCGCGCGTCATTGAGGGCCGCTACAGTCCCTCGTCGGACACCGCGACGCACGCGTACATCTACCGTCACCTGCCCCACGTGGGCGGCATCGTTCACACCCACAGCCCTTACGCCACCGCCTGGGCCGCGAACGCCCGCGACATTCCCTGTGTCCTGACCGCCATGGCGGACGAGTTCGGCGGCCCGATTCCCTGCGGTGACTTCGCACTGATCGGCGGTGAGGAGATCGGCGCGGAAGTCGTGCGTGTCCTGCATGGCCACCGCTCGCCCGCCATCATCCTCCAGAACCACGGGGTGTTCACCATCGGCTCCACGCCACGCGCCGCTCTCAAGGCCGCCGTGATGTGTGAGGACGTCGCGCGCACCGTGTTCCTGGCCTACCAGCTCGGCAACGTCCAGAGCCTCGCGCAGGAACACATCGACAAGCTCTACGACCGGTACCAAGGTGTCTACGGGCAGCGGTCCGACACTGCCACGGACGGGAAAGGAACAGCATGA
- a CDS encoding tyrosine-type recombinase/integrase: protein MRHTYATLALRRGMPVEVVSKVLGHARVSITLDVYRQVLDNERRAAVVDLFEQAPVVPPAPAVSLN from the coding sequence TTGCGTCATACCTACGCCACGTTGGCCCTGCGGCGCGGAATGCCGGTTGAAGTGGTGTCGAAGGTGCTGGGGCACGCACGGGTCAGTATCACCCTCGATGTTTATCGGCAGGTGCTGGACAACGAACGGCGCGCGGCGGTGGTGGACCTCTTCGAGCAAGCCCCGGTCGTTCCACCCGCCCCGGCGGTGTCCCTCAATTGA
- a CDS encoding ribulokinase, giving the protein MAEQYAVGVDFGSESGRAVVVRLSDGAALGEAVTPYVHAVMDRALPCGTPLGKEWALQHPQDYLDVFQQAVPAALASSGVHSDDVIGIGIDFTACTPMPTLADGTPLCLLSEHASNPHAWIKLWKHHAAQPQADRINAVALARGEPWLARYGGKQSSEWFFAKALQILEEDPKLYAATERFIEAADWVVWQLTGVETRSACTAGYKAIHQDGRFPDASFFAALHPDFADVVQTRMKTDLAPLGGKAGELSEQAAAWTGLNPGTAVAVANVDAHVTLPAAGVTQPGRLVAIMGTSTCHVLLGDELREVPGMCGVVPDGVVPGLYGYEAGQSGVGDIFAWFVKHGVPPEYHRQAEREGVSVHDVLEREAALQAPGEHGLVALDWLNGNRSVLVDANLSGVILGLSIGTRAPDIYRALIEATAYGTRLIIETFEASGVPVNEVVIAGGLKKNRLLMQVYADVTGRSLSILDVEQGPALGSAMHAAVAAGAYPDIFAAAERMGQVRRDAYRPDPAARATYDKLYAEYRTLHDYFGRGANDVMHRLKALRRPE; this is encoded by the coding sequence ATGGCTGAGCAGTACGCCGTCGGCGTGGACTTCGGCAGCGAATCCGGTCGGGCTGTCGTCGTCCGCCTTTCGGACGGCGCCGCCCTCGGCGAGGCCGTCACTCCCTACGTCCACGCCGTCATGGACCGCGCCCTTCCCTGCGGCACACCCCTTGGCAAGGAATGGGCGCTGCAGCACCCGCAGGACTACCTTGACGTGTTCCAGCAGGCCGTACCTGCCGCCCTCGCCTCGTCTGGCGTCCATTCTGACGACGTGATCGGCATCGGCATCGACTTCACTGCGTGCACACCGATGCCCACCCTCGCTGACGGCACCCCACTGTGCCTGCTGTCCGAACACGCTTCCAACCCTCACGCCTGGATCAAGCTCTGGAAACACCACGCTGCACAACCCCAGGCCGACCGCATCAACGCTGTCGCCCTGGCTCGCGGCGAGCCCTGGCTCGCGCGCTACGGCGGCAAGCAGTCCAGCGAGTGGTTCTTCGCCAAGGCCCTGCAGATCCTCGAGGAGGACCCGAAACTTTACGCCGCCACCGAACGCTTCATCGAAGCCGCCGACTGGGTCGTGTGGCAACTCACCGGCGTCGAGACCCGCAGCGCGTGCACCGCCGGCTACAAAGCCATCCACCAGGACGGCCGTTTCCCGGACGCCAGCTTCTTCGCGGCGCTCCATCCGGACTTCGCGGATGTCGTGCAGACCCGCATGAAGACCGACCTCGCGCCGCTCGGCGGCAAAGCCGGCGAACTGTCGGAGCAGGCGGCCGCCTGGACGGGGCTCAATCCCGGCACGGCCGTCGCAGTTGCAAACGTCGACGCGCACGTCACCCTGCCCGCTGCTGGCGTCACGCAGCCCGGCCGTCTGGTCGCCATCATGGGCACCTCCACCTGCCACGTGCTGCTCGGCGACGAGCTACGAGAAGTGCCCGGCATGTGCGGCGTCGTGCCCGACGGTGTCGTTCCCGGCCTGTACGGTTACGAAGCCGGACAGAGCGGCGTGGGAGACATCTTCGCGTGGTTCGTGAAGCACGGCGTGCCCCCGGAGTACCACCGTCAAGCCGAACGGGAAGGCGTCAGCGTCCACGACGTCCTTGAACGCGAAGCGGCACTGCAGGCCCCAGGTGAGCACGGCCTTGTCGCCCTCGACTGGCTGAACGGCAACCGCAGCGTGCTGGTCGATGCGAACCTCAGCGGCGTGATCTTGGGCCTCTCCATCGGGACTCGCGCCCCCGACATCTACCGCGCGCTGATCGAGGCTACCGCTTATGGCACGCGCCTGATCATCGAGACGTTCGAAGCGAGCGGCGTGCCCGTCAATGAAGTCGTCATTGCCGGCGGCCTGAAGAAGAACCGCCTGTTGATGCAGGTCTACGCCGACGTCACCGGCCGTTCCCTCAGCATCCTCGACGTCGAGCAGGGCCCCGCGTTGGGGAGTGCCATGCACGCCGCGGTCGCCGCGGGCGCCTACCCGGACATCTTCGCTGCGGCCGAGCGTATGGGGCAGGTGCGGCGCGACGCCTACCGTCCCGATCCCGCCGCGCGAGCGACGTACGACAAGCTGTACGCCGAGTACCGCACGCTGCACGACTACTTCGGGCGCGGCGCCAACGACGTGATGCACCGCCTCAAGGCGCTGAGGAGACCTGAATGA
- the araA gene encoding L-arabinose isomerase codes for MTTLIPQTEPAPQTARPANLAPAEVWFVCGSQHLYGPEALEQVAEHARVIGQALRDSPLIPLDIVTKGVLTTPEDIRRLCREADSDPRCAGLILWMHTFSPSKMWIGGLSTLKKPFAHLHTQFDRELPWATLDMDYMNLNQSAHGDREAGFLHTRLRLERKVVVGHWSDPEVQARLGTWARAAWAWHDLQGANFARFGDNMRDVAVTEGDKVSAEMRFGFAVNAFPVGDLAARVNAVTEAQIDALIDTYLREYAVTPELQPDGAQHASLRDAARIEAGLRGFLEDGGFKGFTDNFQDLHGLKQLPGIATQRLMAEGYGFGGEGDWKTAALVRAMKVMAYGLPGGTSFMEDYTYHLEPGNHQVLGAHMLEVCPTIAAGTPRVEVHPLGIGGKEDPVRLVFDAQHGPAVNASLVDLGNRFRLIVNEVTAMPHPDLPKLPVARAVWETKPDFKTASAAWIHAGGAHHTGYSSALTTEHLEDFAVIAGVELAVIDSGTILRDFRQNLRLSDLYYVLAQGLRA; via the coding sequence ATGACCACCCTCATCCCCCAAACCGAGCCCGCCCCTCAGACTGCGCGCCCCGCGAACCTCGCTCCTGCCGAGGTGTGGTTCGTGTGCGGCTCACAGCACCTCTACGGCCCTGAAGCGCTCGAGCAGGTCGCCGAGCATGCCCGCGTCATCGGGCAGGCCCTCAGAGACAGCCCACTCATCCCGCTTGACATCGTGACCAAGGGCGTGCTCACCACCCCCGAGGACATCCGCCGCTTGTGCCGTGAGGCGGACAGCGACCCACGCTGCGCCGGCCTGATCCTCTGGATGCACACCTTCTCCCCATCGAAGATGTGGATCGGCGGGCTCAGCACCCTCAAGAAGCCCTTCGCGCACCTGCACACCCAGTTCGACCGCGAACTGCCGTGGGCGACGCTCGACATGGACTACATGAACCTCAACCAGTCCGCGCACGGCGACCGCGAAGCCGGCTTCCTGCACACGAGGCTACGCCTCGAACGCAAGGTGGTCGTCGGGCACTGGTCGGACCCGGAGGTCCAGGCGCGACTCGGCACCTGGGCGCGCGCTGCGTGGGCCTGGCATGACCTTCAGGGCGCCAACTTCGCCCGGTTCGGTGACAACATGCGTGACGTCGCCGTCACCGAGGGTGACAAGGTCTCCGCGGAGATGCGCTTCGGCTTCGCCGTGAATGCCTTCCCAGTCGGGGATCTCGCCGCGCGGGTGAACGCCGTGACCGAGGCGCAGATCGACGCGCTCATCGATACGTACCTCCGCGAGTACGCCGTCACGCCCGAACTGCAGCCGGACGGAGCGCAGCACGCCTCACTGCGAGATGCAGCGCGCATCGAGGCGGGCCTGCGCGGCTTTCTGGAGGATGGCGGGTTCAAGGGCTTCACCGACAACTTCCAGGATCTGCACGGCCTCAAGCAACTGCCCGGCATCGCCACGCAGCGCCTGATGGCCGAGGGATACGGCTTCGGCGGCGAGGGCGACTGGAAGACTGCGGCGCTCGTCCGCGCGATGAAGGTCATGGCGTACGGCCTGCCGGGCGGCACGTCCTTCATGGAGGACTACACCTACCACCTCGAGCCCGGCAATCATCAGGTGCTCGGCGCGCACATGCTCGAAGTCTGCCCGACCATCGCTGCAGGCACTCCTCGTGTCGAGGTGCATCCGCTGGGTATCGGCGGCAAGGAAGACCCGGTGCGGCTGGTCTTTGACGCGCAACACGGACCCGCCGTCAACGCGTCGCTGGTGGATCTCGGCAACCGCTTCCGGCTGATCGTGAACGAAGTGACTGCCATGCCGCACCCGGACCTACCCAAGCTGCCCGTCGCGCGCGCCGTGTGGGAAACAAAACCAGACTTCAAGACGGCCAGCGCCGCGTGGATTCACGCGGGTGGCGCGCACCACACTGGGTACAGCTCTGCCCTCACCACCGAACACCTCGAGGATTTCGCCGTGATTGCAGGGGTGGAACTTGCCGTGATCGACTCGGGCACCATCTTGCGCGACTTCCGGCAGAATCTTCGCCTGAGCGACCTGTACTACGTGCTCGCGCAAGGACTGAGGGCCTGA
- a CDS encoding arabinan endo-1,5-alpha-L-arabinosidase, translated as MALLVRPASRLAMGLFTLGSLALGGGDRPSQSILRGHLVIHDPSVARVGQHYVAFWTGDEHVGDGAPRIKTSRDGRTWTDAGTLQGDRPRWIAQHLDTYPPNLWAPHVFERQGTYYLYYSASLFGKNTSAIGLAVNRHFDPRNPGANWEDKGLVVASREGDNFNAIDAARLDTPDGRAWLAFGSFWDGIKMRELDPVSGKLKSSNPTLYSLASRGGGPIEAPSLLRRGGYYYLFTSFDKCCSGLFSTYRIMVGRSKSVTGPYVDKRGTPLLAGGGTELQAMKGRFIGPGGQEVYRDGDRDMLAYHYYDGDDAGVPKLQVSTIRWSADGWPSLDPLPNGGE; from the coding sequence GTGGCGCTCCTCGTGCGTCCCGCTTCCCGGCTCGCTATGGGACTGTTCACCCTGGGCTCTCTCGCGCTTGGCGGTGGCGATCGCCCCTCCCAGTCCATCCTGCGCGGTCACCTCGTGATTCACGACCCAAGCGTCGCGCGTGTCGGGCAGCACTACGTGGCGTTCTGGACGGGGGACGAGCACGTTGGCGACGGCGCCCCGAGAATCAAGACGTCACGCGACGGCCGTACCTGGACCGACGCCGGCACCCTCCAGGGTGACCGTCCGCGCTGGATCGCGCAGCACTTGGACACCTACCCGCCCAACTTATGGGCCCCGCACGTCTTCGAGCGTCAAGGCACCTACTACCTCTACTACTCCGCGTCGCTGTTCGGGAAGAACACCAGCGCCATCGGCTTGGCCGTCAACCGCCACTTTGATCCGCGCAATCCGGGCGCGAACTGGGAAGACAAGGGCTTGGTCGTCGCCAGCCGCGAGGGGGATAACTTCAACGCCATCGACGCGGCACGCCTCGACACGCCGGACGGTCGCGCGTGGCTGGCGTTCGGCTCCTTCTGGGATGGCATCAAGATGCGCGAGCTCGACCCAGTGAGCGGAAAGCTCAAGAGCAGCAACCCGACGCTGTACTCCCTTGCCTCACGCGGCGGGGGCCCGATCGAGGCACCGTCGCTCCTGCGGCGCGGGGGGTACTACTACCTGTTCACGTCGTTCGACAAGTGCTGCAGCGGCCTGTTCAGCACGTACCGCATCATGGTCGGCCGTTCCAAGAGCGTCACGGGGCCGTATGTGGACAAACGCGGCACACCGCTCCTGGCGGGTGGCGGCACGGAACTCCAGGCAATGAAGGGCCGCTTCATCGGCCCCGGCGGGCAGGAAGTGTACCGTGACGGTGACCGTGACATGCTCGCCTATCACTACTACGACGGGGACGACGCTGGAGTCCCCAAACTCCAGGTGTCGACCATCCGCTGGAGCGCCGACGGCTGGCCCAGCCTGGACCCACTCCCCAACGGAGGTGAGTGA
- a CDS encoding PSP1 domain-containing protein, translating into MYLQSVRFDHSPKLHSMRTDTPFCVDTRVVVHSRRGPEIARVRTEAELSPGAQQVGTIVRQATSEDLERWEELGREAEDLKWMLRARARSRGLHVKIVLCEFTLDGALLSVSYSADERIELGSLVQDLRGSTKAKINFTAVGPREQAMTLGALGSCGRENCSSTHLQDFAPVSIRMARDQQLPLNPEKLSGPCGRLLCCLQYEHSMYQELLKGLPRKNAKVCHTESGACGKVVKLNPLQGTVDLYTDAGLMAGIRPDEITPLKGDRQG; encoded by the coding sequence ATGTACCTTCAGTCTGTTCGTTTTGATCATTCCCCGAAGCTGCATTCCATGCGAACGGACACCCCGTTTTGCGTGGATACGCGCGTCGTGGTGCACAGCCGCCGCGGTCCGGAGATTGCCCGGGTCCGTACCGAAGCCGAACTTTCTCCGGGTGCGCAGCAGGTGGGCACCATCGTGCGTCAGGCCACCTCTGAAGATCTGGAGCGCTGGGAGGAACTCGGCCGCGAAGCCGAGGACCTCAAATGGATGCTGCGCGCCCGTGCCCGTTCGCGTGGCCTGCACGTAAAGATTGTCCTTTGCGAGTTCACGCTGGACGGCGCGCTGCTCAGCGTCAGCTACAGTGCCGACGAGCGCATCGAGCTTGGCAGCCTCGTGCAGGATCTGAGGGGATCCACCAAAGCCAAAATCAACTTCACGGCAGTCGGACCCCGCGAGCAGGCCATGACCCTCGGCGCGCTGGGCAGTTGTGGACGCGAAAACTGCTCCAGCACGCATTTGCAGGACTTTGCCCCCGTCTCGATCCGCATGGCGCGCGACCAGCAACTTCCGCTCAACCCCGAAAAGCTGTCCGGACCTTGTGGGCGGCTGCTGTGCTGCCTGCAATACGAGCACAGCATGTACCAGGAACTCCTCAAGGGGCTGCCACGCAAGAACGCCAAAGTGTGTCACACCGAAAGCGGTGCCTGCGGCAAGGTCGTGAAGCTCAATCCCCTGCAGGGCACCGTGGACCTCTACACCGACGCAGGCCTGATGGCCGGCATTCGCCCGGATGAAATCACCCCGCTCAAGGGAGACCGTCAGGGGTAA
- a CDS encoding alpha-N-arabinofuranosidase, with amino-acid sequence MDKPTMNPQRATVSLNTHRTISEISPLIFGGFAEHMGRCIYEGIYDPGSPLADENGIRQDVVAALKETNYRIMRYPGGNFVSGYRWTDGIGPRDQRPRRRALAWRSIETNQFGPHEFMDFARQIGTEPMWAVNLGTGSIQDAADLVEYMNLPTGTVYSDMRAKNGHAEPFGVKYWCLGNEMDGPWQIGQMDAVSYADKAVQAAKLMRWTDPTIKTIACGSSATAMASYPEWDMTVLDRTYGHIDYFSMHHYAANPYPTISNNEGLPLDTDSYLASSLHFVEHADTLAAAIRLAKAKNRSKRDVYLCWDEWNVWYRAKGGDGEWSEAPHILEEEYNLEDALVVATWLNTFLNKSDVVKIACIAQIVNVIAPIMTRKDAMFKQTIFYPLTIFSNTASGYALDPLVRSPLRDTKRYGAVPQLDVSASFDPQNGQGAVFLVNRSQTEPLTVQVCWEDEGPQSLTRGWQMSGNDPFASNSFEKPDNVIAHEITLPQLEGRALTVQLPPLSFTAFTTQHAQP; translated from the coding sequence GTGGACAAGCCCACCATGAATCCCCAACGCGCGACGGTTTCCCTCAACACCCACCGCACCATCAGCGAAATCTCCCCCCTGATCTTCGGCGGCTTCGCGGAGCACATGGGCCGCTGCATCTACGAAGGCATCTACGACCCGGGCTCCCCCCTCGCCGACGAGAACGGCATTCGCCAGGACGTCGTCGCTGCCCTGAAAGAAACCAACTACCGCATCATGCGCTACCCCGGAGGGAACTTCGTCTCCGGTTACCGCTGGACCGACGGCATCGGCCCCAGAGACCAGCGCCCCCGCCGCCGCGCCCTCGCCTGGCGCTCCATTGAGACCAATCAGTTCGGCCCCCACGAATTCATGGACTTTGCCCGCCAGATCGGGACCGAGCCGATGTGGGCCGTGAACCTCGGCACCGGCAGCATCCAGGATGCCGCCGACCTCGTCGAGTACATGAACCTCCCCACTGGCACGGTGTACAGCGACATGCGCGCGAAAAACGGTCACGCCGAGCCCTTCGGTGTGAAGTACTGGTGCTTGGGCAACGAAATGGACGGCCCCTGGCAAATCGGCCAGATGGACGCCGTGAGCTACGCCGACAAGGCCGTGCAGGCCGCCAAGCTCATGCGCTGGACCGACCCCACCATCAAAACCATCGCCTGCGGCTCCTCCGCCACCGCGATGGCGTCCTACCCCGAGTGGGACATGACCGTCCTCGACCGCACCTACGGCCACATCGACTACTTTTCAATGCACCACTACGCCGCCAACCCCTACCCGACCATTTCCAACAACGAGGGACTGCCGCTCGACACCGACTCCTACCTGGCCAGCAGTCTGCACTTCGTGGAGCACGCCGACACCCTCGCCGCCGCCATCCGCCTCGCCAAAGCCAAGAACCGGTCCAAACGCGACGTCTACCTGTGCTGGGACGAATGGAACGTCTGGTACCGCGCCAAGGGTGGCGACGGCGAGTGGTCCGAGGCGCCGCACATCCTCGAGGAGGAGTACAACCTCGAGGACGCCTTGGTAGTCGCCACGTGGCTCAACACCTTTCTGAACAAGTCCGACGTCGTCAAGATCGCCTGCATCGCGCAGATCGTCAACGTCATCGCGCCGATCATGACTCGGAAAGACGCGATGTTCAAACAGACCATCTTCTACCCACTCACCATCTTCAGCAACACCGCCAGCGGCTACGCCCTCGACCCGCTCGTTCGCTCCCCACTTCGCGACACCAAACGCTATGGTGCCGTGCCGCAGCTCGACGTGTCCGCCAGCTTCGATCCTCAGAACGGGCAGGGCGCGGTCTTCCTGGTCAACCGCTCACAAACTGAACCGCTGACCGTGCAGGTGTGCTGGGAGGACGAGGGACCCCAGAGCCTCACGCGAGGCTGGCAGATGAGCGGGAACGACCCGTTCGCCAGCAACTCCTTCGAAAAGCCTGACAATGTCATCGCCCACGAGATCACCCTGCCGCAGTTGGAAGGGCGGGCACTGACCGTGCAACTCCCACCCCTCTCATTCACCGCATTCACCACCCAGCACGCCCAACCTTGA